One genomic window of Leptospira paudalimensis includes the following:
- a CDS encoding YgaP family membrane protein encodes MFLASTKTWYLERLVFLIAGVFSLVGVSLGTYVSPWWFLLNLLVGMNLVVFSTIGFCPMAILLNKLGVEPKVKD; translated from the coding sequence ATGTTCTTGGCTTCAACAAAAACATGGTATTTGGAGCGATTGGTATTTCTCATCGCTGGAGTTTTTAGTTTAGTAGGTGTTTCTCTTGGAACATATGTTTCACCTTGGTGGTTCCTCTTGAACTTACTTGTCGGAATGAACTTGGTTGTTTTTTCAACCATCGGTTTTTGCCCAATGGCAATTCTTTTGAACAAACTTGGTGTAGAGCCAAAGGTTAAGGATTAA
- a CDS encoding TolC family protein produces MKLFTSFLLLITPIYLSAEGVGFSELWKRIEENSSARKSKYLEWKAGEIAKDRSDKHWLPRVYADLRTFQTNDPTLNFMGKLSQRSATDADFSTASTRYRPGNFLDSNNQPYTTLNPDTMNLFAKDTLNNPGNHQYSRGTLGMDLPLYEGGSGKTFAAMNEKRSTGLKFEWLAIRDREFAQAGFYYRAIQSLYEYQKRLEQIKKIESRFQSNYSLGNKGNPVGYAGYLALKSIKNQISVLEKQSELQIKDYKDTLYVLSDMPATDLEIVESDLNVFLDTYFKRPVGYERSNQMNAQIKYAEGEKLKAEMEMAKFLPKIGAYSEAYGYQGSRNIANAYQAGVYLQMNLYNPKDMGVVEESKLNAEAALKKIEEKTKEEETQVKSLIQKEISLKETLELIRESMKFQEEQVINMQRLFQSGAINAMQFAETLNKSLDLSRVLMETEIALLQVRTEVSIFSKKEDTNESIGRN; encoded by the coding sequence ATGAAACTTTTCACTAGCTTTCTGCTTTTGATCACGCCGATTTATCTTTCTGCTGAAGGAGTCGGGTTTAGTGAACTCTGGAAACGAATCGAAGAAAATTCATCAGCAAGAAAATCCAAATATTTGGAGTGGAAAGCTGGTGAAATTGCAAAGGACAGATCCGACAAACACTGGTTACCTAGGGTTTATGCTGATCTTAGAACTTTTCAAACAAACGATCCTACTCTTAACTTTATGGGAAAATTAAGCCAAAGGAGTGCAACAGATGCTGATTTTTCAACTGCATCCACTCGTTATCGACCGGGTAATTTCCTAGATTCAAATAACCAACCTTACACAACTTTAAACCCAGATACTATGAATCTTTTTGCAAAAGATACATTAAATAATCCAGGTAACCACCAATATTCTAGAGGAACTCTTGGAATGGATTTGCCACTATATGAAGGTGGATCAGGTAAAACTTTTGCTGCAATGAATGAAAAAAGAAGTACGGGTTTAAAATTTGAATGGTTAGCAATCCGAGATAGAGAGTTTGCTCAAGCTGGATTTTATTACCGTGCCATTCAAAGTTTATATGAGTATCAAAAAAGACTCGAACAAATCAAAAAAATTGAGAGTCGATTCCAATCTAATTATTCCTTAGGCAATAAAGGAAACCCTGTTGGTTATGCAGGATACCTTGCATTAAAATCGATCAAAAACCAAATCTCTGTTTTGGAAAAACAATCTGAGTTACAAATCAAAGACTATAAAGATACTTTATATGTTTTATCCGATATGCCAGCAACTGATTTGGAAATTGTCGAATCTGACCTTAATGTCTTCTTGGATACTTATTTTAAACGACCGGTTGGATATGAAAGATCCAATCAGATGAACGCACAAATCAAGTATGCAGAAGGTGAAAAACTGAAAGCAGAAATGGAGATGGCTAAGTTTTTACCAAAAATCGGAGCCTATTCCGAAGCTTACGGATACCAGGGCAGTCGTAATATAGCAAATGCATACCAAGCAGGTGTGTATCTTCAAATGAATCTATACAATCCAAAAGATATGGGAGTTGTGGAAGAATCTAAGTTAAATGCTGAAGCTGCTCTCAAAAAAATAGAAGAAAAAACAAAAGAAGAAGAGACTCAAGTAAAATCATTAATTCAAAAAGAGATTTCACTCAAAGAAACTTTGGAACTCATAAGAGAGTCAATGAAATTCCAAGAAGAACAAGTGATCAATATGCAAAGATTATTCCAAAGTGGAGCAATCAATGCTATGCAATTTGCAGAGACTCTAAACAAATCATTAGATTTATCTCGAGTTTTAATGGAGACCGAAATTGCTCTTTTACAAGTGAGAACAGAAGTATCGATATTTTCAAAAAAGGAAGACACAAATGAATCCATTGGAAGAAATTAG
- a CDS encoding succinate CoA transferase — protein MTVTNSLIEEKLKTAEEIAQLLPNHVTLGCSGFTPAGYPKLIPVAFAKRIEEEKKLGKSFSINLYAGASTGEELDGALAKTGALKLRIPYQSNSHLRNLINQGETDFIDMHLSHVVKYIEHGILPKIDVAIVEAIDVTTDGKIYLSTSSGMSATYLKNAESIYIELTDTHPLELKSYHDIYLPSHHMKGGPIPIINPSDRVGEPFIQVPPEKIKGIVRSSKPDAATVFKTPDADCQNIASHVLEFIQHEIKMGRIPKEYLPFQNGVGNIANAVLASMAKDPKFHAIQMYTEVVQDSVFDLIDAGKLEIASTSALTFSELGLKRFHENISAWKSKFVIRPQEISNHPEVIRRMGLIAMNTAIEIDIYGNVNSTHVMGTSMMNGIGGSGDFTRNSHLSIFMTPSLAKDGNISAIVPMVSHTDHNEHSTMIFVTENGLADLRGCPPKKRAELIIEKCAHPIYRDKLRAYYENALKVSKGKHTPHDLENALSWHVQFLKSGSMK, from the coding sequence ATGACTGTAACCAATTCATTGATTGAAGAAAAACTTAAAACTGCAGAAGAAATCGCCCAATTATTGCCAAATCATGTCACCTTGGGTTGTTCCGGTTTTACTCCCGCAGGTTACCCTAAACTCATCCCAGTTGCCTTTGCAAAACGAATCGAAGAAGAAAAAAAACTAGGGAAGTCATTTTCTATCAATTTGTATGCAGGTGCTTCCACCGGGGAAGAATTAGATGGAGCATTGGCGAAAACTGGTGCTTTGAAATTACGTATCCCATATCAATCCAATTCACATTTACGTAATTTAATCAACCAAGGGGAAACCGATTTTATAGACATGCACCTTTCTCATGTCGTGAAATACATCGAACATGGAATTTTGCCAAAAATTGATGTAGCAATAGTGGAAGCGATTGATGTAACAACTGATGGAAAAATTTATTTATCTACTTCTTCAGGAATGAGTGCGACTTACTTAAAAAATGCGGAATCAATTTATATTGAACTAACAGATACCCATCCTCTCGAACTAAAATCATATCATGATATCTATCTTCCAAGTCATCACATGAAAGGTGGACCAATTCCTATTATCAATCCAAGTGATCGAGTGGGTGAACCTTTTATCCAAGTTCCACCTGAGAAAATCAAAGGGATCGTTCGTTCCAGTAAACCCGATGCAGCTACAGTATTCAAAACACCTGATGCTGATTGCCAAAACATCGCTTCTCATGTTTTGGAATTTATCCAACACGAAATCAAAATGGGTAGGATTCCAAAAGAGTATCTGCCTTTCCAAAATGGAGTAGGGAATATTGCAAACGCCGTACTTGCAAGTATGGCAAAAGATCCAAAATTCCATGCGATCCAAATGTATACAGAAGTGGTCCAAGATTCAGTTTTTGATTTGATTGATGCTGGAAAATTAGAAATAGCATCTACTTCTGCTCTCACCTTTTCGGAGTTAGGTTTAAAAAGATTCCATGAAAATATTTCAGCTTGGAAATCAAAATTTGTCATTCGCCCGCAAGAAATTTCGAATCATCCAGAAGTCATTCGTCGTATGGGACTGATTGCAATGAATACAGCGATCGAAATTGATATCTATGGGAATGTAAATTCGACACATGTGATGGGCACTTCCATGATGAATGGTATCGGTGGTTCAGGGGACTTTACCAGAAATTCGCATTTGAGTATTTTTATGACACCTTCACTTGCAAAAGATGGAAATATTTCTGCGATTGTTCCAATGGTCTCACATACCGATCATAACGAACATTCAACAATGATATTTGTAACTGAAAATGGATTGGCAGACTTGCGAGGATGTCCTCCCAAAAAACGTGCGGAACTCATCATTGAAAAATGTGCTCATCCTATCTACCGAGATAAATTGAGAGCGTATTATGAAAATGCACTCAAAGTTTCGAAAGGCAAACACACACCACATGACCTAGAAAATGCATTATCATGGCATGTTCAATTTTTAAAATCAGGAAGTATGAAGTGA
- a CDS encoding NAD(P)-binding protein, with protein MIAVIGSGITGLTASWALNKFLDVSLYEKHPEVGMAAFGAKQLINGSEVEFDIPFRTIKRDYYPTLFQVYDKANIQTRVVDYSFRVDSSDQAVFGFFSKNIFGNHFGFPTADVFLSKKGRLIFSDLLKFYTNSKTDWKNEKQNITILDFLKKYHYSNEFIYEFLLPTFALVNTCKTETVALYPAETIIGYHSRGYSYTPQETAKFGTRDVVNRLTSGLKHIHLNSNIKQIYKKNSKIIIQFETEEKEFDHVILSTQANQAKNLLGEGYDEEKEILNEFRYEASDVVLHTDPTYFKNPKVSLVFNIRDGYDKPEVTLDLGRIIPELKGKKVFQTWNPHKMPHQNDVLKLAKFERPVMDDRTGRAIERISALHTKANCNLWLCGSYSLYGIPLLEAGAKSALQVVSKILNQPVDTIIQR; from the coding sequence GTGATTGCAGTTATTGGATCAGGAATTACTGGATTAACTGCTTCTTGGGCCTTGAACAAATTTTTGGATGTCTCATTATATGAGAAACACCCTGAAGTAGGGATGGCGGCCTTTGGCGCCAAACAATTGATCAATGGAAGTGAAGTAGAGTTTGATATTCCATTTCGAACCATCAAAAGAGATTATTATCCAACTTTGTTCCAAGTCTACGATAAAGCAAACATCCAAACCAGAGTTGTTGATTATTCTTTTCGAGTTGATTCTAGTGATCAGGCTGTTTTTGGATTTTTTTCCAAAAATATATTTGGGAATCACTTTGGATTTCCAACTGCAGATGTTTTTTTATCCAAAAAAGGTAGGCTTATTTTTTCGGATTTATTGAAGTTTTATACAAATTCAAAAACAGATTGGAAAAATGAGAAACAAAACATAACTATTTTAGATTTTTTAAAGAAGTATCATTATTCAAATGAATTTATTTATGAGTTTTTGTTGCCTACCTTTGCTTTAGTAAACACTTGTAAGACGGAAACAGTTGCCCTTTATCCTGCGGAAACGATTATTGGATACCATTCCAGAGGTTATTCATACACACCGCAAGAAACAGCAAAATTTGGCACTCGAGATGTAGTCAATCGACTTACCTCGGGATTAAAACACATCCATTTGAATTCAAATATAAAACAAATTTATAAAAAGAATTCGAAAATCATCATTCAATTCGAAACGGAAGAAAAGGAATTTGATCATGTCATCCTTTCCACCCAAGCCAATCAGGCAAAAAATCTACTTGGGGAAGGTTACGATGAAGAAAAAGAAATTTTAAATGAATTTCGTTATGAAGCAAGTGATGTTGTATTACATACTGATCCGACTTATTTTAAGAACCCGAAAGTATCTTTAGTTTTTAATATACGAGATGGTTATGATAAACCCGAAGTAACTTTGGATTTGGGTAGAATTATCCCTGAATTAAAAGGCAAAAAAGTGTTCCAAACCTGGAACCCACATAAAATGCCTCATCAAAATGACGTTTTAAAATTAGCAAAATTTGAAAGACCAGTTATGGATGACCGAACAGGTAGAGCAATTGAACGTATATCTGCCTTACATACAAAAGCCAATTGTAATCTATGGTTATGTGGTTCATATTCCTTGTACGGAATTCCTTTGTTGGAAGCGGGAGCAAAATCAGCACTACAAGTAGTTTCAAAAATTTTAAATCAACCTGTTGATACAATCATTCAGAGATAA
- a CDS encoding metal-sensitive transcriptional regulator: protein MSLSENQTKLIHRINRIQGQLEAIKNTIVTEEQDCEKAILLLKAAHQAMKKFGEAYIHEYMDTCFKEKKSTQNIETDVKKAISAAFSL from the coding sequence ATGAGCCTTTCCGAAAACCAAACCAAACTCATCCATCGCATCAATCGTATCCAAGGGCAGCTGGAGGCGATCAAAAATACCATCGTAACAGAAGAACAGGACTGTGAAAAAGCGATCCTACTCCTAAAAGCTGCCCACCAAGCCATGAAAAAGTTCGGTGAAGCTTATATCCATGAATATATGGATACCTGTTTCAAAGAAAAGAAGTCCACTCAAAACATCGAAACAGACGTAAAAAAAGCCATTTCCGCTGCCTTTTCCCTTTAA
- a CDS encoding zinc ribbon domain-containing protein codes for MDFLLYFYSVLFGIILIAPFLVFYYRFQVDESPFGKEMDSQLRAIYEKKNNLLDSLKDIRSDFDSGKLTEEEFQTQSIPYIEELETVESTLIEKSKNLVTLEQPKIHKDWTCSNCGSFVSVPNAKFCPNCGTSRLA; via the coding sequence ATGGATTTTCTCTTATATTTCTATTCGGTGTTATTTGGAATCATTCTGATTGCTCCCTTTTTGGTATTCTATTATAGATTCCAAGTTGATGAGTCTCCCTTTGGTAAAGAAATGGATTCACAGTTGAGAGCAATTTATGAGAAAAAAAATAACTTGTTAGATTCGTTAAAAGACATCCGATCCGATTTTGATTCCGGAAAGTTGACTGAGGAAGAATTTCAAACTCAATCCATCCCTTATATAGAAGAATTAGAAACGGTAGAATCTACATTAATAGAAAAGAGTAAAAATTTGGTTACATTAGAACAGCCAAAGATTCACAAAGATTGGACTTGTTCCAACTGTGGATCGTTTGTTTCTGTTCCGAATGCAAAATTTTGTCCTAATTGTGGGACAAGTCGATTGGCTTAA
- a CDS encoding class I SAM-dependent methyltransferase has product MTPFPFSKLPITDLPQSSPYYVSNFGYWIGVTEYNQAGIQFVSEFAKQCGLTKNSSILEVGSGLGGSLLYWKHFFLAKKLAAINLPGEQSDFAKLLFNDNGVKVDPFIEAGWEKIKTLPANTFDFVFSVDAAYHFDNIEEFYRQAFRVLKPGGKLVLNIFHSDKKVNISFPILLKLFLIPPNQIKTPIETKHELETIGFRIEKQFDWTIPVINGFIQNSKQMKFSLRLFGIVLQKITKFFGLTYHYYVIKK; this is encoded by the coding sequence ATGACCCCCTTCCCATTTTCAAAATTACCCATTACAGATCTACCCCAATCATCACCCTACTACGTTTCCAATTTTGGCTATTGGATTGGAGTCACAGAGTACAACCAAGCAGGGATTCAATTTGTATCAGAATTTGCAAAACAATGTGGGCTTACAAAAAATTCCTCCATATTGGAAGTTGGATCGGGCCTTGGGGGGAGTTTACTCTATTGGAAACACTTTTTTCTTGCAAAGAAACTTGCTGCAATCAATTTACCAGGAGAACAGTCAGACTTCGCAAAACTGTTATTTAATGATAATGGAGTTAAGGTAGATCCTTTTATCGAAGCAGGATGGGAAAAAATAAAAACTCTTCCCGCAAACACATTTGATTTTGTTTTTTCTGTGGATGCTGCCTATCATTTTGACAATATAGAAGAGTTTTATCGCCAGGCCTTCCGAGTTTTAAAACCGGGAGGGAAGTTAGTTCTCAACATATTCCATTCTGACAAAAAAGTAAACATATCATTTCCCATCTTATTAAAATTATTCCTGATTCCACCGAACCAAATCAAAACCCCGATTGAAACAAAACATGAATTAGAAACCATAGGCTTTAGGATCGAAAAACAATTCGATTGGACGATACCAGTCATCAATGGGTTTATACAAAATTCCAAACAAATGAAATTCTCACTTCGTCTGTTTGGCATTGTCTTACAAAAAATCACAAAATTTTTCGGTCTTACTTACCACTACTATGTAATCAAAAAATGA
- a CDS encoding ABC transporter ATP-binding protein produces MKIYRKLWPYLAKYKYRLSLGVFLSIFVSIFNGASLTSFIPIFDSLGSGENYKFQIALTKKDQSLLGEYKNPDRLQGLTYWEWQFANLKEKTNAELAEKKPDDLVYLFCLIILPIYFLKLLCLAGTVYFVNSAGLLAVKDLRQALYQKLQVLPLNEFYREKTGVLMSRVINDVDIVGKVVSNDLKDAINDFFYIITHLIILLVLSWKLFFLLFIVIPLIVGPVSAFADRIRRTTKNQQEQLSELNGDLQEVISGIRVIRAFSMEDKEAERFFKVNQNLSDKTFKTHFYHQIGPALTELSGSVVTMVFLGIGAYLLEDASFSKGMFIAFFLTLIFLMRPLKQMSILVNLIQASVIASDRVFEILGREVDIKEPTSPKPLGKLSHGITYKNVTYLYPNTDLYALKNINLTLPKGGTIAIVGSSGAGKSTLVDLLPRLIDPTEGGIYWDDVNAKDLSLDNLRKRIGVVSQNIFLFNGSIRENIAYGKPDATEEEIRRAAEDAFASEFIESFEEGYDTIVGERGVMLSGGQRQRISIARTLLANPEVLILDEATSALDTESERLIQQAFVRLYENKTVIIIAHRLSTVKIADTIYYLENGEIVESGSHTELLQNPNSKYKRLYDMQFSNSN; encoded by the coding sequence GTGAAGATTTACCGAAAACTTTGGCCATATTTGGCAAAATACAAATACAGACTCAGTCTTGGAGTTTTTCTGTCTATATTTGTTTCTATTTTTAACGGGGCTTCTCTCACTTCATTCATTCCCATCTTTGATTCCTTAGGGTCAGGCGAAAATTATAAATTCCAAATTGCTCTTACAAAAAAAGACCAATCTCTTTTAGGTGAATACAAAAATCCAGATCGATTACAAGGGTTAACGTATTGGGAGTGGCAGTTTGCAAATTTAAAAGAAAAAACAAATGCCGAACTTGCTGAGAAAAAACCTGATGATTTGGTATATCTCTTTTGTCTGATTATCCTTCCTATTTACTTTTTGAAATTATTATGCCTAGCGGGTACTGTTTATTTTGTTAACTCAGCTGGATTACTTGCTGTCAAAGACCTAAGGCAAGCACTTTACCAAAAACTACAAGTATTACCTCTCAATGAATTTTATAGAGAAAAAACGGGAGTATTGATGAGTCGTGTGATCAACGATGTAGACATCGTTGGCAAGGTTGTATCAAACGATCTAAAAGATGCAATCAACGATTTTTTTTATATTATCACACATTTGATCATATTACTTGTGTTAAGTTGGAAATTATTCTTTTTACTTTTTATTGTGATCCCTTTGATTGTGGGACCTGTTAGTGCATTTGCAGACCGAATTCGAAGGACAACCAAAAACCAACAGGAACAATTATCGGAACTAAATGGTGACTTACAAGAAGTGATCTCGGGAATACGTGTAATTCGGGCTTTTTCAATGGAAGATAAGGAAGCAGAAAGATTTTTTAAAGTAAACCAAAACTTATCAGACAAAACTTTTAAAACTCATTTTTACCATCAAATAGGACCCGCCTTAACCGAGTTATCTGGATCTGTTGTAACGATGGTATTCCTTGGCATTGGGGCTTATTTATTGGAAGATGCAAGTTTTTCAAAAGGTATGTTCATTGCATTTTTTCTAACTTTGATTTTCCTAATGCGACCTCTCAAACAAATGAGTATTTTAGTGAACTTGATCCAAGCATCAGTGATTGCAAGTGATCGAGTTTTTGAAATTTTGGGACGAGAAGTTGACATCAAAGAACCAACTTCCCCAAAACCATTGGGGAAGTTAAGTCATGGCATTACTTATAAAAATGTTACTTATCTTTATCCAAATACAGATTTATACGCCTTAAAAAATATCAATCTGACTCTACCAAAGGGAGGGACCATCGCCATTGTTGGTTCTTCTGGAGCAGGTAAATCTACGCTTGTTGATTTACTACCAAGGTTGATTGATCCTACTGAGGGTGGAATCTATTGGGATGATGTAAATGCCAAAGATTTAAGTTTGGATAATTTACGCAAAAGGATCGGCGTTGTTTCGCAAAATATATTTTTATTCAATGGATCCATTCGTGAAAACATTGCCTATGGAAAACCTGATGCGACGGAAGAAGAAATCAGAAGAGCTGCAGAGGATGCATTTGCTTCCGAATTCATAGAATCATTTGAAGAAGGATATGATACGATCGTTGGTGAAAGGGGCGTTATGTTATCTGGAGGCCAAAGGCAAAGGATATCAATTGCACGAACCTTACTCGCTAATCCAGAAGTATTGATTTTAGATGAAGCCACATCCGCATTGGATACAGAATCAGAAAGATTAATCCAACAAGCATTTGTTCGATTGTATGAAAACAAAACCGTAATTATCATCGCTCACCGTTTATCCACAGTGAAAATTGCTGATACAATTTATTATTTAGAAAATGGTGAAATTGTAGAGAGTGGTAGTCACACAGAACTTTTGCAAAATCCGAATTCAAAATACAAACGTTTGTATGACATGCAATTCTCTAACTCAAATTAG
- a CDS encoding ABC transporter substrate-binding protein: protein MRTLSLVFFLLSLTFCGKDKQEFVIQIALPSDPAQLDPLFCTDLTCQKLAKFLHQGLFKAEKNTYVSPWIQKSQKLGSPTEEILVVQLGTKAPPIEDIHFSFARLIQESYPRKEDYRFLKSVHIVSPSQLEFRFQKGTSEAEWKEKFSLPFASIIGKKEWEQNRLQTYGDYKLIEWKKNEYIDMVSQYNETKNLPNSIRFLILPQSTTSLFLYRKSKLDAFKLSDFLLSIPEATSQFTLTKKGRSVQYVTINQTNPCFDIHFRNALNLSIPREVIIEKLLENHADLTYGPIPIPYLEKLNLHLKQNDITYNKEKAISELKKSNCYPNILTKEIDFRMRGDDENQTKGRAIRQALAEIGLNIKLRPMEKAPLYKENGEGKGDLTLLTWYSDYDSVWNFLDPVFHPDKIGNGGNRSFYQNQIVGSILNKPNRSLSDAKQVIEIVTEGKPWIFLWSIQENYLVSKDFLRYSELADYL, encoded by the coding sequence ATGAGAACCTTATCCCTCGTTTTCTTTCTCTTGTCCCTCACTTTTTGTGGAAAAGACAAACAGGAGTTTGTGATCCAAATCGCCTTACCATCGGATCCAGCCCAATTGGATCCATTGTTTTGTACGGATTTAACATGCCAAAAATTAGCTAAGTTCCTACACCAGGGACTGTTTAAGGCAGAAAAAAATACCTATGTTTCCCCTTGGATCCAAAAATCACAAAAACTTGGGAGTCCCACAGAGGAAATCCTGGTGGTCCAGTTAGGAACAAAGGCCCCTCCCATTGAAGACATCCACTTTAGTTTCGCAAGGTTAATCCAAGAATCATACCCACGTAAAGAAGATTACCGTTTTCTCAAATCGGTTCATATCGTTTCCCCATCGCAATTAGAGTTTCGATTCCAAAAAGGGACTTCGGAAGCAGAATGGAAAGAGAAGTTTAGTTTACCATTTGCATCCATCATTGGGAAAAAAGAATGGGAACAAAATCGCCTACAAACCTATGGAGATTACAAACTCATTGAATGGAAAAAAAATGAATATATCGATATGGTTTCACAATACAACGAAACAAAAAATCTTCCAAATTCCATCCGTTTTCTCATTTTACCACAATCCACAACATCCTTATTTTTATACCGCAAATCAAAACTTGATGCTTTCAAACTATCTGATTTTTTACTCTCTATCCCTGAAGCCACTTCCCAATTCACTCTGACAAAAAAAGGAAGATCCGTACAGTATGTAACTATCAATCAAACCAATCCATGTTTTGACATCCACTTCCGTAATGCACTGAACTTAAGCATTCCCAGAGAAGTGATCATCGAAAAATTATTAGAAAACCATGCAGACCTAACCTATGGCCCGATCCCAATTCCCTATTTAGAAAAACTGAATCTTCATCTGAAGCAAAACGATATCACTTATAACAAAGAGAAGGCAATTTCTGAACTCAAAAAATCAAACTGTTATCCCAATATTTTAACGAAAGAAATTGATTTTCGCATGAGAGGAGATGATGAAAACCAAACAAAAGGTAGAGCCATCAGACAAGCGTTAGCTGAAATTGGTCTAAATATCAAACTAAGGCCAATGGAAAAAGCTCCTTTGTATAAAGAAAATGGAGAAGGCAAAGGTGACCTAACATTACTTACTTGGTATTCAGATTATGATTCTGTTTGGAATTTTTTAGACCCAGTTTTCCATCCCGATAAAATCGGTAATGGAGGAAATAGGTCCTTTTATCAAAATCAAATCGTTGGTTCCATTTTAAACAAACCAAATCGAAGTCTCTCTGATGCAAAACAAGTGATCGAAATCGTCACAGAGGGAAAACCTTGGATCTTTTTATGGTCAATCCAAGAAAATTACCTAGTGTCTAAGGATTTTCTTCGTTATAGCGAACTCGCCGATTATCTATAA